The following coding sequences lie in one Acipenser ruthenus chromosome 47, fAciRut3.2 maternal haplotype, whole genome shotgun sequence genomic window:
- the LOC131721038 gene encoding la-related protein 6-like isoform X2 gives MSSPDSSALSALGSLPLGSLLQARAPTDSPALRTCRLSAEDSFCEGSSCELNETFEEDSSEGREWRPPDSELIRRIHTQVESYLSDESLAEDAFLLKHVRRNRMGYVSIKLLTSFKKVRYLTRDWQTTLHALRFSEALVVNEEGTKVRRRKPVSESLIGIPPSKLLLAWNLPGEPQAPGSSPDPGQRNLMETAMGVFGAHGTISSLRILRPGKELPSELKRHAFKYPELSSKVCALVEYEFLDGSRKAYEGLRAQQCVAGREGIKVVLLGGRGIRKKNYVLDPEESEDLDETSESKPPKKPTRKSKRFPYALEDSSLYSSSESDFAPASPVPVRRVARPQALYGSPLASPRVAPAFRPNSFSSPLAADSLGSPVLPRKLFASGHCPSPLAAPELSSPSLVSGSSPEGSRRSVDVSSDSGILMGSPWVQRRKMAAAQAFVSEKVVLVSSLGKKAVESTVPSSALIRQPRGPDGTKGFFNCIGRGKLMLRH, from the exons ATGTCCTCCCCTGATTCCTCGGCGCTTTCTGCTCTGGGGTCCCTGCCCCTCGGTTCTCTCCTCCAGGCCCGAGCGCCCACTGACTCCCCGGCACTGAGAACATGCAGACTATCGGCAGAGGACAGCTTCTGTGAGGG GAGTTCCTGTGAGCTCAATGAGACGTTCGAAGAGGATTCTTCCGAGGGCAGGGAGTGGAGGCCCCCGGACTCAGAGCTGATCAGGAGGATCCACACCCAGGTGGAGAGCTACCTGTCGGACGAGAGCCTGGCCGAAGACGCCTTCCTCCTGAAACACGTGCGGAGGAACAGGATGGGCTACGTCAGCATCAAGCTGCTCACCTCCTTCAAGAAG GTACGATACTTAACTAGAGACTGGCAGACCACTTTGCACGCTCTCCGCTTCTCCGAGGCCCTGGTGGTCAACGAAGAAGGGACGAAGGTTCGGCGGAGGAAGCCAGTCTCGGAGTCTCTCATCGGCATCCCCCCCAGCAAGCTGCTGCTGGCCTGGAACCTGCCAGGCGAGCCCCAGGCTCCGGGGAGCTCGCCAGACCCAGGCCAGCGCAACTTGATGGAGACGGCGATGGGAGTCTTCGGGGCTCACGGCACCATCAGCTCCCTGCGCATCCTCCGGCCCGGCAAAGAACTGCCTTCTGAGCTCAAGAGGCACGCCTTCAAGTACCCGGAGCTGAGCAGCAAGGTCTGTGCCCTGGTGGAGTACGAGTTCCTCGATGGATCCCGGAAGGCTTATGAAGGGCTGAGGGCCCAGCAGTGCGTGGCCGGCAGGGAAGGCATAAAGGTGGTCCTCCTGGGAGGCCGGGGCATCAGGAAGAAGAACTACGTCCTGGACCCCGAGGAGTCTGAAGATCTGGACGAGACCAGCGAGAGCAAGCCCCCCAAGAAGCCCACCCGCAAGTCCAAGCGCTTCCCCTATGCCCTGGAGGACTCCTCGCTGTACAGCTCCTCAGAGTCAGATTTTGCCCCTGCCTCGCCCGTCCCAGTCCGCAGGGTCGCCCGCCCCCAGGCTCTCTACGGCAGCCCCCTCGCGAGCCCCAGGGTGGCACCCGCCTTCCGGCCAAATTCCTTCAGCAGCCCCCTGGCCGCCGACTCTCTTGGCAGCCCCGTTCTCCCGCGCAAGCTGTTCGCCAGCGGGCACTGCCCCTCCCCCCTGGCTGCTCCCGAGCTCAGCAGCCCCTCACTAGTGTCCGGATCGAGTCCTGAAGGCTCCCGGAGGTCGGTGGACGTCTCCTCGGACAGCGGGATCCTGATGGGCAGCCCCTGGGTTCAGCGGCGTAAAATGGCAGCTGCCCAAGCCTTCGTTTCGGAGAAGGTGGTTCTGGTGTCCAGCCTGGGGAAGAAAGCTGTGGAGTCGACTGTGCCGTCCTCGGCGCTGATCCGCCAGCCACGTGGCCCTGACGGCACCAAAGGCTTCTTTAACTGCATCGGCCGGGGAAAACTGATGCTGAGACATTAA
- the LOC131721038 gene encoding la-related protein 6-like isoform X1 codes for MYFRSVVKVLPREVELFAVLSWALAALMSSPDSSALSALGSLPLGSLLQARAPTDSPALRTCRLSAEDSFCEGSSCELNETFEEDSSEGREWRPPDSELIRRIHTQVESYLSDESLAEDAFLLKHVRRNRMGYVSIKLLTSFKKVRYLTRDWQTTLHALRFSEALVVNEEGTKVRRRKPVSESLIGIPPSKLLLAWNLPGEPQAPGSSPDPGQRNLMETAMGVFGAHGTISSLRILRPGKELPSELKRHAFKYPELSSKVCALVEYEFLDGSRKAYEGLRAQQCVAGREGIKVVLLGGRGIRKKNYVLDPEESEDLDETSESKPPKKPTRKSKRFPYALEDSSLYSSSESDFAPASPVPVRRVARPQALYGSPLASPRVAPAFRPNSFSSPLAADSLGSPVLPRKLFASGHCPSPLAAPELSSPSLVSGSSPEGSRRSVDVSSDSGILMGSPWVQRRKMAAAQAFVSEKVVLVSSLGKKAVESTVPSSALIRQPRGPDGTKGFFNCIGRGKLMLRH; via the exons TTGTTCGCTGTGCTGTCCTGGGCTTTGGCAGCCCTCATGTCCTCCCCTGATTCCTCGGCGCTTTCTGCTCTGGGGTCCCTGCCCCTCGGTTCTCTCCTCCAGGCCCGAGCGCCCACTGACTCCCCGGCACTGAGAACATGCAGACTATCGGCAGAGGACAGCTTCTGTGAGGG GAGTTCCTGTGAGCTCAATGAGACGTTCGAAGAGGATTCTTCCGAGGGCAGGGAGTGGAGGCCCCCGGACTCAGAGCTGATCAGGAGGATCCACACCCAGGTGGAGAGCTACCTGTCGGACGAGAGCCTGGCCGAAGACGCCTTCCTCCTGAAACACGTGCGGAGGAACAGGATGGGCTACGTCAGCATCAAGCTGCTCACCTCCTTCAAGAAG GTACGATACTTAACTAGAGACTGGCAGACCACTTTGCACGCTCTCCGCTTCTCCGAGGCCCTGGTGGTCAACGAAGAAGGGACGAAGGTTCGGCGGAGGAAGCCAGTCTCGGAGTCTCTCATCGGCATCCCCCCCAGCAAGCTGCTGCTGGCCTGGAACCTGCCAGGCGAGCCCCAGGCTCCGGGGAGCTCGCCAGACCCAGGCCAGCGCAACTTGATGGAGACGGCGATGGGAGTCTTCGGGGCTCACGGCACCATCAGCTCCCTGCGCATCCTCCGGCCCGGCAAAGAACTGCCTTCTGAGCTCAAGAGGCACGCCTTCAAGTACCCGGAGCTGAGCAGCAAGGTCTGTGCCCTGGTGGAGTACGAGTTCCTCGATGGATCCCGGAAGGCTTATGAAGGGCTGAGGGCCCAGCAGTGCGTGGCCGGCAGGGAAGGCATAAAGGTGGTCCTCCTGGGAGGCCGGGGCATCAGGAAGAAGAACTACGTCCTGGACCCCGAGGAGTCTGAAGATCTGGACGAGACCAGCGAGAGCAAGCCCCCCAAGAAGCCCACCCGCAAGTCCAAGCGCTTCCCCTATGCCCTGGAGGACTCCTCGCTGTACAGCTCCTCAGAGTCAGATTTTGCCCCTGCCTCGCCCGTCCCAGTCCGCAGGGTCGCCCGCCCCCAGGCTCTCTACGGCAGCCCCCTCGCGAGCCCCAGGGTGGCACCCGCCTTCCGGCCAAATTCCTTCAGCAGCCCCCTGGCCGCCGACTCTCTTGGCAGCCCCGTTCTCCCGCGCAAGCTGTTCGCCAGCGGGCACTGCCCCTCCCCCCTGGCTGCTCCCGAGCTCAGCAGCCCCTCACTAGTGTCCGGATCGAGTCCTGAAGGCTCCCGGAGGTCGGTGGACGTCTCCTCGGACAGCGGGATCCTGATGGGCAGCCCCTGGGTTCAGCGGCGTAAAATGGCAGCTGCCCAAGCCTTCGTTTCGGAGAAGGTGGTTCTGGTGTCCAGCCTGGGGAAGAAAGCTGTGGAGTCGACTGTGCCGTCCTCGGCGCTGATCCGCCAGCCACGTGGCCCTGACGGCACCAAAGGCTTCTTTAACTGCATCGGCCGGGGAAAACTGATGCTGAGACATTAA
- the LOC131721039 gene encoding vimentin-type intermediate filament-associated coiled-coil protein-like, producing MSAPSPVQIKEANAHLAAVHRRVSELERRLAAAENTVREQAESLIRKDEQLRAATQEITEAKDREITFLHEKLCSSEETIQKFQCIIKEKDGLILQLRHRSQILNNICKSRPLLDSMLSYIAEAERLGSVAGGGDTVMSMSIADELAHSNCSSNRLVNHKDFSLSEDDIDEQDLDETMFGTTV from the exons ATGTCCGCACCCTCACCGGTCCAAATCAAAGAGGCTAACGCGCACCTCGCCGCGGTGCACCGGCGTGTGTCAGAGCTGGAGCGGCGGCTGGCGGCGGCGGAGAACACGGTGCGGGAACAGGCGGAGAGTCTCATCCGAAAAGATGAGCAGCTGCGGGCCGCCACTCAGGAAATCACAGAGGCCAAGGACAG GGAAATCACTTTCTTGCATGAAAAGCTGTGCAGCTCAGAGGAGACTATTCAGAAGTTCCAGTGCATCATCAAAGAGAAAGACGGTTTGATCTTGCAGCTGAGACACAGGAGCCAGATACTGAACAACATCTGCAAGAGCCGCCCCCTGCTGGACAGCATGCTCTCCTACATCGCGGAGGCTGAGCGGCTGGGCTCAGTGGCTGGGGGAGGGGACACAGTGATGAGCATGTCTATTGCGGATGAGCTGGCTCATTCAAACTGTAGCTCCAACAGACTTGTGAACCACAAGGATTTCTCACTCAGCGAGGATGACATTGACGAGCAGGACCTGGACGAAACCATGTTTGGGACAACTGTATAG